TCaattctttttcaaatgaaGTCATCACAGCTTGCCACTATCCATGCACGGCAGGGGTACAAAGACCTTCCCTTAGTGAGCCTGGAACGGTAACTGCAGTAAAATGCTGACTCCAAAATTCAAAGGTAGTGGGCCATAGAAAGGGTCGGACAGAGGTGGGGGACTccataagaaaagaaaggtcaTCAAGGATGTCCCGATCTAATCTGAACTGCCTTTTCACTTAGTTGGCAAGATAATGAACAAATATAATCCCTTCGTCGGCCAAATAAGGTAGCCACCCAGCATTGGTGGCCGTCAAGTAAGTGATTCCAGTCTCATCAAAACCAGTCAAGGGAGTGGTAGTCCCGGCGGTATCAACAAACAAACCCATGGCAGAATCTACACATGTATAACCGGCACCTAATTTCCTATAAGCTCTCCAAGAAAATCCTACACCTTGATCAAAGGATTCAATAGCAGAATGGCCAATCGATTTCAGGCCAACCCAGCGAAAGGCCAATGGAAAGTCTGACACAACTCTGCCACAAAAATCAGTAATGGCCTGCAGACACGACTGGTACTTGTCTCTGGCAAAACGAGAGGGCCTACACTTTAACAAATGCTTAGCACAACGCTCGTACAGCAAGTGTTGCAAAATAGTACTATGAACAGAGGATGTGACTATATGACAGGAGCCTGCCTGACTCTTATCACTCCGTAGGATATCCAGTTGAACATACAAATGCCCCTAGAACATAGGGGCCAACAGCAGACTAACCCCAGTAGAAATCTTAATGGCCAAGCAGAAATATAAATGTTTCACGGTATAATGAAGGTGggacccaaaaacaaatttacaaagCCAAAATGCAACAAAAGTCGAACGGCGAGTAGACTCGgaaaatttagaagaagaaCTAACCCAGTAAGATAGCTTGGCGTTCCCACTTATCTTTCTTCAACTCTGCTTCCACGGCCTCTTCTTCTAGGGAAAGCTCTAAGGTGGCAGGATCAACATCTCCAAGGATGGGTAGGAGTAATTGGTTGGCCACATCTTCTAAGGTCACGGTGACCTCACcgcaggaaaagaaaaaggtatgggtaGTGGTACACCATCGGCGGACCATGTGACGAAGGTTGAAGAGGTCCCGAAAGTTGGACAAGTAGCTTGATGAAACTATGGCTTTCAAAACACCAGCCCGTTGCAACATCCCCATGAAGCCGGTGTCAGATAACTCACTGTCCACCCACTCTTTCCAACCCAAGGCGGTACCAGACCCGAACTCAAAATGGATGGGCACAGGGAGCGAAGTACCCTGGCGAATGACTAGATCGGGGATTGAAGAGGCCAACGGAGCCTAGGAAGTGTCTGTATTTCGCCGGCAAAGAGAGAACCACACATGGCCTAGCAGCGGTGGCACATAATCGCCGGAAATCTTTGGGAAATGGGGATGAACGTCGTACCAAGGATCAATGAGTGGAGCGCACTCGTTGTCTAGGTCACGCTCTGTTTCTTCCTCGTCGGAATGGTCCAACTCAGAGTACACTGCCTCTTCGTCTACACCACCTGTGGCGAGAGGATCAAAGATAACTTCTTTCCCTTTACGGTGGGAGGAAGTTTGGCTTTTCGCTGGAGTCATTGTGCAGGAATTTGATCGAAGAAGATGTATGAGGTGTTTGAGGAAGAGAAAAcggagaagaaagggaaaatgGAAAGAGAGTTCTGGAAAGAAGGAAGgagtttgtgtttggattacaAAGGGACTCCTTCTTAAATACCCAGGTCATTAATGCCGGCATGAAAAGAGGCGACAGGTCAGCCATCAGAAAGAGGGTGAAATTAATGAAACGACGGCTGTGTTCCAAAATAACTGCCAAGTTAGGAAATCCGAAGAGAAAACACTGTTCGCAGTaggaatttatatatatatatatatatatttatatatgaatatatatgtgtgtgtaagGTAGGGACCACTGTTCAAAAAGCCCGcgaaagaaaagaagatggaAAGACAGGAAAGGCAGAGGAGTTTTTATTCACATATGAACCGCAGGAATGCTTCATATGTtcagggggctaaatgttgatgGCCATTTCGGAAGCCCAATTGGAAGGGAGAAGCCCAGTGTTGATAGAAAGGAGTTGGCAAACGGATAGAAAAACCCATTAAGTCCAAGCGGTAGGAATATTGGATCACATGCTcatgagataaacaaatgggtcttgaagaggtaaatgggcttaaaggagcCTGGAAAGACACCGATTTGGCCACCCAAAGACACCAACCCACAACCCATCCCACGCCCACCAGGATCCACCGAAACCCATAAAACCCACAGCCCTTCCAACCCACAATCTCCTGCTACCATTGCATCGCACAAACCCACCAAGATCCaccaaaacccataaaacccACGGCCCATCCGACCCACAATCCCCATGCTCCCACCATTGCATCGCCCACGACCACCAGAAACCCATAGCTTATGTCTCTACCACAGCCTTATCTGACCCACAACTCACAGCCCATGTCTCCACCATAGCCCCACCAGACCCAcaaccaacaaagaaaaataacaccaaattgagagagaaagacgaagaaagtgaaagttTTGCGGaagcaatataaaacaaaaatttatattttcatttaaagatcgTAGTACTACACAACCATGGATTCTAAATAAGACAAGATTGCGTACCTCTCTAAGCAACCCAAGTGTGTTGCCTCCCAAGGTTTTCatgtctctctctttatttctttttgggtttttagaaGAATGTAGTATCACTCAATAGTTCTGATGGCCAACAactaatatgatattttttaaaatcttatttttttatttaagactTCAAAAACCCAAGAGAAAGATTGGATGTGGGATCCTTAGGGATCCTAATCTTTAGTTGTAGGATTcatcaataactttttgaacgttattgacttatcttgaaactctttcaaaattattccttaattttctcaaccatatcaagaaaatatttgaacttCTACAAATTGCAATAATGTCCATCAACACATTGCAATTGACCCCTGAAGATTAGAGAATTACAAATGAGATCCCATtacttacaattttatatctatgtccTTCCACCATACTATATTCCCACAAGCCACTAGGACTGGATTAATATCATTGTCATGTCCCTAGCTTATGTAActcttaatttcttgatttcataatttctattggactccaaaatatttttgaaaaaatctttaaatatatatatatatacacaatattatatatatgaaaaacatttttgaaaaatgtcaccggccggttttgttttgagtccaacttcaatatgaaaatcaactaaatatactatcttctttagaGACTGGTAGATTCATTGTTGAGCATTTATATATTATACTCATTATACACATAACACAACATGTCTgtatatagcctttaaaattggcatcaccagttgacattgtcaaagttatgtgcataataaataaatatacacaaacccctcatgtttgaggacaatagaaaaattgtgatagaaCAACCTTTTAATTAACAGTGATCACTCCATAAGATGTCCTTGAATGGATCCAATTCAGTGTATGTACTTGTTATATTACACCCATTTGTCTGCTTAAAGTCATTACTTCAATGATGGAGTAAATCATCCTATCATATAGCAGCACAACAAGTGTAGGCTTCAGTAGTAATAGtcaattaatatccacagcctagaacaatttaacaatctatgaaaaatcattactccctatctttggttccttaaccattaacatgatttttctaCAGAGGTGAGGTGACATCACATGCtacatttaaacaatgaaatatacctataaaaattatgaatgtgaaaataaaattttattatcaaataaaaatgcatagtattgtttttgagggcacataattctaacagaaagaatagagaagagtgagagagtgagagaagaagagagaggagtCGGAGatagagagtgagagtgagagtgagagtgagagaaaaagaaaagaagaagagagaggagagaaagaaagagtcagagattgagaagaaagagaagagagaggaaagaaaatatattattttaattttccatcCCTGCTATAGTGTGGTTCTATATGGCCATACTTACTGTAGCGAgcatgtaaaaaaatttgggttttcaTACCCTACCTAGATGAAGGTTATTTTTATGAGTTTGGTGGGCAAAATAGCAACTTGAGGGAGTTACATCccccaatactaatgctctaagtTTAGAACCCCACATCTCATTAAAAATGCAATATATAATGTTCTCAAATGAgtacctaaaaaaataataattaaaaaaaaaacacccactcTGCTTTCATCTTGTCGTATTCTCATCACTGACTTCTACTATCTtcacaaattttgtttcacaATTCTTTCAAGTAAAGATCATGGTTGAATACTCCATGGTTGGACTTATTGGGCATTAACTGAGTCGCAAGCAGGCTTCAAATTGtctgttttaataattttcaaatttttattagcATTAAAAGTGTTTTTTATTAGCATTAAAAgtgttttttattataattaaaaaaaaaaaaaacatttctttgatttttatgtgTTAATCACGCTTAGTCAAGTGATAGATAAGaaatcttttagttttttggaaaaattcttTCAGTAAAGTAGTGGAAGTCGCATTACTTTGCTACACGggttaaaaatagtaaaaataaaccgTGTATCTAATTGTCCACGGTTTATGTTGCTTAGCAGATTTTCTTAGAGAGTCTTGGAGATTGAGTTCCAAtatttgtagttttttcttctccccattttttttcaataatccCAAGTTAAGGATAAGAAAACTCATTAAGCTCTTAAGGAACTCTTAGCCCTTGAGATGCAGCAAAGATAATGACAGTTGTTTTAGCTCAAGATAATGATACAAAACTATTGAGGAAgttggggttttttttattttttttttaatcaaaaacattttttttttttttggaacaaatcttcaagaagaagttgatatgaataaaaagaataaaaaaattatgtaaaaaaaggaagagaaagagaaaaagaacaaataagTTGTTGCTTTTAAGTTTTGACTAAACAAAATTGTTACAATTTGGTACAATCACAACttctaaaaattattacaatttggTGCAACCATTTGGTATAAATTATAAAAGGGGTTGGATCCCTGCGTAGTTGTGGACATACTTCGAATAGGATGGGCCAGTTGGGCGTAACTTCTATATGATGGTTGGGTTGGTGGAGGATTTGAGTTTTTTGAGAAGGAGAAGGACATCGGTGGAGGATCTGAGTTTTTTGGGAAGGAGAAAATGCAGGTTATGATGTGattcaattttgtgtttatgttttccATAGAGGAAACGACGGAGAGGTAGAGAGATTTTGAAGAAGATAGTTAGATTTGGGGTTATGAGAGGGAGGGTAGATTTGGGGTCATGAGTGAGGGTTGACTTCAGAGGAGGGTAGATATGAAGAGGagagttttacttaaaatttcaaaataatttaagtggcaaaatatgTATAGAACTCAACATTGCTACTGTCGAGTTCCACttgtaactttattttttttaaatcgagtttaaaaaatatgagcattttgctaaatagtttcaaaacagtgGCATTTTGCTGcacaatttataaattatgggCAAATGCTTATTttcttccaaaataaaattttagtgtattgtcacatcaacaaaagctaattttttattttggctattaTACGCGCCGTCAATTTTTGtccaaaaaataacaataaagactaaattgacacagtgcTAAAAggttagagcatctccaacagatGCTGTATCAGGGTTTTTTGGAGAATTTATGCTACTGTTCATGCTTCAACCGGTTCGGTATACAcaaaacttttctaaattttttttgaagttgctacAGTACTTCTCCAAATctagagaacactgtagcactccaaatcaatttttctgcttaaaaaattatactagctactattatatcaattctttctctctcctctgggttttttttttttttttttttttttttccttcacataatcaaaacacaaaacacaaaaaaaaatccaattcttaaaataaagttgaatcagaacaagcaaatatgaatgaaaaaaaaaaaaaaaagaacaagccGATCTGACCCCGTTTCTcacataatccaaacacaaaacacaaaacaaaatccaattcttaaaataaagttgaatcagaacaagcaaatatgaaaagaaaaaagaaaaaaaagaacaagccGATCTGACCTAGCCTAGTGGTGGGGAGGAGGACGAGTGGCAGTGGGGCGGCAGATGTGGTAGTGCTGCATGGTGAACATCGATCTCCATTGGCAgtgggatctctctctctctctctctctctctctctctctctctctctctctctctctctctctctctctctctctctgatgtgAACTAGATGTTGAGGTTGCTGGAATGTTCTTGAggtgaaagaaaataaaagaagggggaTAGAGATAGTGGACActtgtgtggaggagaaaaacaagaaaaagaaaaaaagaaatgaaacatTTATGggtgaaaatgaaatgaaagaaagaaaaataatataaaaaataaaaaaatcctaattgaaaAATACTACCGCAAtagttttacaataaattttaaataacagattgttattagttaatattgacgagtaaaaaaataatttcagtggtgagttcaaattagaactagtaacaactttccacataaattttgttgtgaaagtattgtgtaaaatattatgaacataacacttctcattaaaaaatatagttgttaaaaaaagaataaataatgattaaaaaaagaataaacaataaatgaaaaaataatatttaaataggatagaaaatgagatagagaatctgttggaaagtgtatttgaagaAACTGTTGGGAGATGCCCTTAAGACTAAATTAAAACATGAAGCTTGTGAAAGCAATTACAATCATTTGGGCAAGGCGAATGGCACCAATCTTATGAATCTAGAGGCCCATGTGGGCAGAATGACCTGCCTAGCCTAAGAGCCCACTAAAGTAATTAGCGGATTTGAACAAGTTTTATACCTGGAACTGGTTAACTGGGCTAAAAGTTTCATACCTCGTGGTACTGCTGCACGAAGTTCCTGCAATTCAAGCATGGACCGCACTGGCCCAACAAAATTGAGTGGATGTGGTTTATTGTTCTCCTACCAACTTAAGCCTTAGTCTTATATGGTATAGGATCTCTCAAACAATAACAAGGTTTGAATTCACATCTCTTAAATTCACAAGTGTGATTAGTCACAATGACTTACTACTACTAAGCCACACCTTCGTATGATGTGAGGTGTAACATTTCACATTATAAATACTCTTTCAGAATTTCAcctgaaatttttattttttatctttctcaaaattaCAGAAATAGATatgaataattttcaaattaaaggAATATCTACGGATGATAAATAATTATAgatagaaataattttttttattgaattccATATAGCCAGGACTTAGCTAAAAGATTATTTCATCACGAGTAAATGAATGTAGAAGTAATGTACCAAAGCCTAGCATCagtcaaaaatataataaatgaatgtcaaaattattattcttatgTGTTAAGGTTGGTGACACATTAGTTCATAAATGTTATGTAATGAAATTTATAGTATCTCTAATATCActcatactaaaattttgatgtagAAATAAGCATAAAATGTACAAAAGCCAAGTTTCTCATAATgagatttttataaattgtattgtattgtataactttttttttttttttggagagagaatgTATTGTATAActtttacaaactaatgtgatATTATTcacaaaaatgtaatttgacattaatttattacattgtGGACCAttactcttatatatatatatatatatatatatattttttttttttttatattatcatgTTGTTGACATCCATCAATTACATTCTTTGTCAGATAAGtttgtaaatagatttttttttttttttttttttttgagaatgaagttTGTAAATGCTATGTAATCATATTTGTTATatctttaacattttaaaatgtttttaatccgatcaatcacattcattatcatattaatttgtaatgGTTATGTGGGCCAGagaattcgcggcccaggcccactctacattagggcccaaggcccaagctgaggagagccattgccgaggacgacctcatGCTCAGCACCTCACGAAGTGCCTGAAGAAAGGGGCAAACTCAGTGTAGGGGCAGGGCAAGGGAAAAAACTGCCAACATCAGAATACAAAACCATgtatctgacaagcccatactctaAACCATGCCCTTTAACTTTCCCAACGACCCCTAACCACTTTAGGTATAGGTTGACAGGACAGGTCTGCATTccagaaagtaaaacttacacgtggaccctaaaggggaaaaaaacactagtataaaagggtaAACCCCCTGGGAGAAAAAAGGCCTCTTTgcgaaaagagagaaaaggaaggaTACAAGGCTCCTCGGACGCCGTCCGAGGACTTAAGTCCTACATCCTGTACTAAATGAGGGCTTAGCTAGTTAAGCCAAGCCCGCCCATATAAGAGCTTTCATAGAAGCCACGATTAAACTGCCCACCTGTGCCCAAGGTcatgcctttcaagcccactctctacaaatcatattgttgggGCCCTTTgcatacgagcccaacgtcacgcatgggtcgttacaaatcgtgtccctacaagtTATATAATAAAGTTTGTATGtagtaactttagcatttttttttaataaatataactAATAGATgtatagttattattattattattattattattattattatacgtATTCAGGTTTGGGGTTCCTTCGGACTtcaatcattaaagaaaaaagatgaaagaaaaacaaaaaagtatagttggatgcaaattttgctgaacctttttttttaggaggaAAAAAGGTATAATTGTACCTTccggtaaaataataaaaagtatagttgaaatttttttttaaaaatgttaaattttataaagttgtaaatacacaaataaaataaaaaataaaagaaaaaattagtgaaaaatgcacatgtgttGGACTCGATTCATTTTCATCTGATTGTATTGgtggttttggtttttaatattcctttatttttcaagTAAGAGCATTAACAATagtggtgctaaatagctatattactatttttagcaACACTAATACTTAAAATACATGCTATAGCAATGGTGctatagctaaatttttttagttacttGCTACAGTGTACAACTATTTATggttgtgcactgtagcaagtagctaaaatatatatatatatatatatatatatatgtttttttttttaattatatattaaactctctctcttcttttattaaaaaaatattttatcttttctttctttttctctctctccggcttctcttctttcttcctttttccttatcattttttttcctctctccctcATCGCCAAGACCCATCTCGCCTAGTCACCTACAACAACACCAAGTGCCATTGTCTCATCTTCATCCTCATCCTCCTACTTCACTCTTTTCCCTTTCACCTCAACCTCACCCAAAACAAAACTCACCACCAAACTCTCCTTCAATTtctccaaaacccaaacccgCAATCTCACtctcaaaacaacaacaacaccaacaactagggctgtccacgggtcgagTCAGCCTGGGTTTGGGCCCAACCCGCACTCGACCCGATTGGATCGGGTCACTGAAAAAAAAGACCCGCAATCAATTGAAAAATGGGTTAAACCCGTCGGGTCGGATCATCGGTTTGAACGGGTCGGATCATCGGTTTGAACGGGTTGGACCTCTTATTGGGCCTTTTctgtaaattttattgaatttaatttttttgggccttttggcCGAAATTATTGGACTTTTCAAGGAATTAATAGTTTTTGAATCTTAACATATCAGATTGGGCCTGTTTTTtactaaatttcttttaaaatgggCCTTCATCTCTACTATAATTTGTCCAAAACTCCAAATTCATACTTCCCAGAATGTAAAATATCAATACATTATCAATTCAAAGTATGTAAAATGGGCCTTCATTGAGTATGAATTCAAAGTAAAATCTGAATACCTGTTAAATATCAATAGAATGTAAAACCTAGGCATTAATCAAATagataaaaacacaaatacacaACTATCATTTTGTTACCACCTGTTCATCATCCACACATTataactaaatattttccaaattgccTAAGCCTTGAGGCCTGGGCAGTACCATTTTGTTTCCACATTCATCAATAAAACACAATTACCATTTTTGTTACCACCTTTTTCATCATCCacacattataaatttataacaaatattttccaaattgccTAAGCCTTAAGGCCTAGGCAGTACCATTTTGTTTCCACATTCATCAATCTGTCAAGGTGAAAACATACCTAGTACCTACCAACCATTCCACACATCAAATAAATTTCCAGAACCACATAGGCTACAAGCACTACTAAAAATACATCATCTtcataatttgatatataaagCCATAGAGGCAGCAGAGAAGGCAGTTATTGCACAAGGCAATAAACTACCAAAGCAGTAGGCAGTTCCTAGCagtatatataataagttaCAACTATGAAATACTATtaagtatttccaaaaaatagctttCCTAAGGCAGTAAAGAACTATTCTATTTTCTATAGTTAACATGTCCATAACTTATAGAGAGGAAAGCCTACACAGATGCTAAGCTTTCCTTCCTCTAAGCAGGACAAGAGTTCATGTATAATTATAATTAGAAAAGCTACACATCTGTCCAAAAAAgcttcaaaatatattcaaaaaaactGCTGCCTCCTATACAAAAGGCGACCTTCCATCCTCCTACAATACAAGGggaaaaatatttatcaatacTATATAAAGACAGAATAACAGCTACAGAATAACCAAAAGGGAcaccaatatgaacaaaaattataaaggcAGAAACATACCCAATCAGTGATCATTCATCAATATTGACTGTGCTACGAGTACCACCTTTGTTTGAACAGGAACTAGAACTTGCTGCTGTTGTTGCTTGAtttaaaactagaaaagaaaaaattgagacaatagattaaattttgcTCAAGTATATGACACATTTAATAACACTTAGTAAACAAGAAGATTGGAAGTTAAACATATTACCCAATTCATGAAATTCATCCTCCAAGGCCTCCATCTCGTCCTTTGACTTGCGAAAAGAAATTGGGACATGGGCTTGCAGCCAGTTTTGAGCACAAATAAGATTTTGAACCATGAGAGGGGAGAGTGAACTTCGAAATGGATCAAGTATGCGCCCTCCGGTACTAAAAGACGATTCAGAAGCAATCGTAGAAACAGGTACAGCCAGCACATCCCTAGCCATTTTGGACAGCACTGGGTACCTATTTGAATTGGCTTTCCACCAcctcaaaatctcaaattttccaTCCCTTCTACTCTCACAATTTTCAGCCAAATATTTTTCCATCTCATTGCTACACCCTATAGACTTCTCAACCTCTAAAAACCGCTCATATCGTGAATTAACCATTGCATACGGATCACTACAACCAACTGTATCACCTTCCATGTGTGTCCTCTCATTCTCACTTGGTAGCACCACATTTGGTGAATCAACCCTAGAGTAATCATCATACAACCTAGCCATAAAATTCCCCACCAAGTCAACCATCTCATTAGCCACTTCATTcccatatatttcaaaaaaagaaaacttcaaaaacctcaTTTTCTTCCTTGGATCAAGCACCACAGCCACATACAAAAGCTTATTAATTTTATCCCCTTTCCCCCAACACTTTTCAAACTTAGCTTCCATTTTAGTTGCCATGTTTTTcaagagatgattttgagatttaattaaATGAGCAATATTTTCTTGAATCACAAACATCTCATCAAAGAAGGTATTTGAAGTCACATACAAAGAACCGGAGAACTTTTTAGTTGCattgtaaaaaagtttcaagaaaCCCACAAATGTcctacaattttgaaaatcaaccCCACAAGGAGATCACAAACCACCACTATTTTCCTTGTTCAAAAAGTATGAAGAATAGCTATCATCCTCAAAGTCCATTCTTAGGAacactttctcaaatttttcGTCAGTATTTAACATGAGATAGGTAGAGTTCCACCTAGTTGGTACATCAAGACTTAGTAAACATTTGGATTCAATACCTAATCTCTCCATAATACTCCTAAAAGTCTGATTTCTATTTGGTGAGGACTTCACATACCTCACAGCTTCACGCACCCTAGCAATGGACGCATCAATTTCTTTCATATCATCTCCCACAATCAAATTTAAGATATGTGCACAACACCTCATGTGTAAGAACTCATGTTCTAAAATAGTCCCCTTCCAATCTTTAGTGActgtttgtaaaaatttaatggTAGCACCATTAGAGGAAGCATTATCCACTGTCAATGTGAATATGCCATCAACACCCCACTCACGGAGACACATCTCAATCTTTCTACCTATAGTCTCCCCCCTATGGTCTTCCACtagacaaaaattcaaaattctcttATGCAAGTTCCAATCATCATCAATAAAATGACCTGTGAGGGACATATAATTCAGATTTTGAATACTAGTCCATGTGTCCGTAGTAAGGCACACCCTACGACCTTTCAAGGCTTCccttagtttctctctctcaacaccaTAAATGCTAATCACATCTCTAGCCACAGTTTGACGAGATGGGATATCCCTAATTTGCAACTTAGGTTGTAAGGttgttgaatatttttgaaaCCCATACCCTTCAACAAACCTAAAAGGCAACTCGTCTATTATAATCATTTCTGCGAGTGCCTTCCTAGAAGCCTCAACAGTAAAGGCTGTTGGTACAAGCTTAAACCCTTCCTCCCCATTCATTTTGGGTTCAAATGCTAAGGTTTGTTGCCCTTTAAGTGAAGCTCTATTAGGGTTCTTAACACAATTTGGTGTAtgattcaataaattagtaGTACCATGACCCTTACTATTAGCACGGTAAGTTTTTTGGCAATAATGGCAGACAGCCTTAAATTGACCCtcactgatttttattttttcaaaatgatccCAAGCAGTAGACTTCTTCCTATTATTACCACAATCAACAGCTATCTCACTC
The Quercus lobata isolate SW786 chromosome 10, ValleyOak3.0 Primary Assembly, whole genome shotgun sequence DNA segment above includes these coding regions:
- the LOC115964521 gene encoding zinc finger BED domain-containing protein RICESLEEPER 2-like, which codes for MEPSTNAPPSQTTPAAQAGPAVQAEPVPTPINAEALPPRPSDKTKVSEIAVDCGNNRKKSTAWDHFEKIKISEGQFKAVCHYCQKTYRANSKGHGTTNLLNHTPNCVKNPNRASLKGQQTLAFEPKMNGEEGFKLVPTAFTVEASRKALAEMIIIDELPFRFVEGYGFQKYSTTLQPKLQIRDIPSRQTVARDVISIYGVEREKLREALKGRRVCLTTDTWTSIQNLNYMSLTGHFIDDDWNLHKRILNFCLVEDHRGETIGRKIEMCLREWGVDGIFTLTVDNASSNGATIKFLQTVTKDWKGTILEHEFLHMRCCAHILNLIVGDDMKEIDASIARVREAVRYVKSSPNRNQTFRSIMERLGIESKCLLSLDVPTRWNSTYLMLNTDEKFEKVFLRMDFEDDSYSSYFLNKENSGGL